A section of the Canis lupus baileyi chromosome 5, mCanLup2.hap1, whole genome shotgun sequence genome encodes:
- the LOC140634482 gene encoding histone H2B subacrosomal variant-like, whose amino-acid sequence MARSITRKTRGRQSPISRKKSHSSTNFGHRNYSLYVNRVLKEVVPQRGISSRTLDIMNTLINDIFELISMEACSLMCFRNRCTLTPEDLEKAVYLVLPTKLAKYAVAFGSEAVQRYVHS is encoded by the coding sequence ATGGCCAGATCCATCACCAGAAAAACCAGAGGACGTCAAAGCCCAATCTCCAGAAAGAAATCACATTCCAGCACCAATTTTGGCCATAGAAATTATTCACTCTATGTAAACAGGGTCCTAAAGGAAGTGGTTCCCCAGAGGGGCATATCATCTCGCACCTTGGACATCATGAACACCCTGATCAATGACATCTTTGAGCTCATTTCTATGGAAGCCTGCAGCCTGATGTGCTTCAGAAATCGCTGTACCCTCACCCCGGAAGATCTAGAGAAGGCAGTGTACTTGGTGTTGCCCACGAAACTAGCTAAGTATGCGGTGGCTTTTGGAAGTGAAGCTGTCCAAAGATATGTCCACTCCTAA